One stretch of Hevea brasiliensis isolate MT/VB/25A 57/8 chromosome 12, ASM3005281v1, whole genome shotgun sequence DNA includes these proteins:
- the LOC110632635 gene encoding ubinuclein-1 isoform X2 codes for MEEGTSGGGGGESSSRVTPSYVKLGDRQIFTVELRPGETTFVSWKKLMKDANKVNSGSAPALDPPPANAHLNLESRLVPGQPAENEEKDAPPPNRFSAVIEKIERLYMGKDSSDEEDLKDVPDDDQYDTDDSFIDDAELDEYFEVDNSAIKHNGFFVNRGKLERINEPIVVPNQQAKKRRRKDLTKAPGESDDVHTSNKQVKLGKSVAGKIASPLGKNPSNPSQNLVVTNEHCEDVRSQSLSYTAGISSKKKSAETKMNLDPSSSIKTSNGDASVSLAEAKDIEKLKAGGLLAKNLTNKSKDAGGTLDVSHQKYHDKSAYPQSKLQSAKSVTSVDEHEPSFRSKEKNGVHELPDLNMPEAKMSMQVTKPSHVHKKDGSSARPKSSMLENAIRELEKMVAESRPPALESQEADTSSQAIKRRLPSEIKQKLAKVARLAASQGKVSKELLNRLMSILGHLIQLRTLKRNLKVMINMGLSAKQEKDDRFQQIKREVAEMIKICVPSESKALEQQAGASDDFQEIASEEKGATKRKFSMDAMLEDKICDLYDLFVDGLDEDAGPQVRKLYVELAQLWPRGFMDNHGIKRAICRAKERRRSLYGRHKVHEDEEKIKRKKIMAPRLDETARVEAGSVAQQQYMRERLPTDTGGPVLALASKPVPNSSTAAVQVPSHSLNAPNLDRLKQEKPKGSSSNPIDEAKMGVDGALAKKKVKRKSEQELDETYFRSEKLHSQSSEERHKSLRQASGFPQKLNLQLTTTSFEQSS; via the exons ATGGAGGAAGGGactagtggtggtggtggagggGAATCGTCGTCGAGGGTAACGCCGTCGTATGTGAAGTTAGGAGACAGGCAAATATTCACTGTGGAGCTTCGACCCGGAGAGACAACATTTGTGTCATGGAAGAAGCTCATGAAAGACGCAAACAAGGTTAATAGTGGATCCGCACCAGCTTTGGACCCACCTCCCGCCAACGCTCACCTCAACCTTGAGTCTCGCCTCGTTCCT GGACAACCAGCTGAAAATGAAGAGAAGGATGCACCTCCTCCAAATCGTTTCAGTGCTGTGATTGAGAAGATTGAACGTCTTTACATG GGGAAGGATAGCAGTGATGAGGAAGATCTAAAGGACGTTCCTGATGATGATCAGTATGATACAGATGATTCCTTTATCGATGATGCTGAGCTG GATGAATATTTTGAAGTGGATAATTCAGCAATAAAACACAATGGATTCTTTGTTAACAGGGGAAAGCTGGAACGAAT AAATGAACCTATCGTTGTGCCTAACCAGCAAGCAAAGAAAAGACGAAGAAAGGATTTAACCAAGGCCCCTGGTGAGAGTGATGATGTTCATACATCAAATAAACAAGTTAAGCTGGGTAAATCAGTGGCTGGAAAGATAGCATCACCACTTGGAAAGAACCCTTCAAATCCCTCTCAAAATTTGGTTGTGACAAATGAACACTGTGAGGATGTGAGGTCTCAGAGTTTATCATATACAGCTGGAATTTCTTCTAAGAAGAAATCTGCTGAAACTAAAATGAATTTGGATCCATCTTCATCAATAAAAACTTCAAATGGTGATGCCTCTGTATCTCTAGCTGAGGCTAAGGATATAGAAAAGCTAAAAGCTGGAGGACTCCTAGCGAAGAACCTGACAAATAAATCGAAAGATGCAGGTGGAACTTTGGATGTTTCTCATCAGAAATATCATGATAAAAGTGCTTACCCACAATCCAAGTTGCAATCTGCAAAATCAGTAACCAGTGTTGATGAACATGAACCATCATTTCGATCTAAAGAAAAGAATGGAGTCCATGAGCTGCCTGATCTTAATATGCCAGAAGCCAAGATGTCCATGCAAGTAACA AAACCTTCACATGTTCACAAAAAGGATGGTTCTAGTGCTAGGCCCAAAAGTTCAATGCTGGAGAATGCCATCAGGGAATTGGAGAAGATGGTTGCTGAAT CAAGGCCCCCAGCTCTAGAAAGTCAAGAGGCTGATACCTCATCCCAGGCAATCAAGAGGAGATTGCCCAGCGAAATAAAGCAGAAGCTTGCTAAAGTTGCTAGACTAGCG GCAAGCCAAGGGAAAGTATCAAAGGAGTTACTCAATCGCCTTATGAGCATTCTTGGTCACTTAATACAGCTCAGAACACTCAAG AGGAACTTGAAAGTAATGATTAACATGGGCTTGTCTGCAAAGCAAGAGAAAGATGATAGGTTCCAACAAATAAAGAGAGAAGTTGCTGAGATGATAAAGATATGTGTCCCTTCAGAGTCCAAG GCATTGGAGCAACAAGCTGGAGCATCTGATGACTTTCAAGAAATTGCTTCTGAGGAAAAAGGAGCCACTAAAAGAAAATTTAGCATGGATGCTATGTTGGAGGACAAAATTTGTGATCTTTATGACCTTTTTGTTGAT GGACTGGATGAAGATGCTGGCCCACAAGTTAGAAAGTTGTATGTTGag CTTGCACAATTGTGGCCGAGGGGTTTCATGGACAACCATGGGATCAAGCGTGCAATTTGTAGGGCAAAAGAGAGACGAAGGTCCTTGTACGGCAGACATAAGGTACATGAG GATGAGgagaaaattaagagaaaaaagATAATGGCTCCTAGATTGGATGAGACTGCTCGAGTTGAGGCTGGTTCTGTTGCTCAGCAACAATACATGCGAGAGAGGTTGCCTACTGATACAGGTGGTCCTGTTTTGGCTCTAGCCAGCAAGCCAGTTCCTAATTCATCAACGGCAGCTGTTCAGGTACCAAGCCATTCATTGAATGCACCAAACTTGGACAGGCTAAAACAAGAGAAGCCAAAAGGGAGTTCAAGCAATCCTATTGACGAGGCAAAGATGGGAGTAGATGGTGCATTGGCGAAGAAAAAGGTCAAGAGGAAGTCAGAACAAGAGTTGGATGAAACTTATTTCCGTTCTGAGAAGTTGCATTCCCAATCTAGTGAAGAAAGACATAAGTCCCTTAGGCAGGCTTCAGGTTTTCCTCAAAAGTTAAACCTTCAGTTGACTACTACAAGTTTTGAACAGTCTAGCTGA
- the LOC110632635 gene encoding ubinuclein-1 isoform X4, translating into MEEGTSGGGGGESSSRVTPSYVKLGDRQIFTVELRPGETTFVSWKKLMKDANKVNSGSAPALDPPPANAHLNLESRLVPGQPAENEEKDAPPPNRFSAVIEKIERLYMGKDSSDEEDLKDVPDDDQYDTDDSFIDDAELDEYFEVDNSAIKHNGFFVNRGKLERINEPIVVPNQQAKKRRRKDLTKAPGESDDVHTSNKQVKLGKSVAGKIASPLGKNPSNPSQNLVVTNEHCEDVRSQSLSYTAGISSKKKSAETKMNLDPSSSIKTSNGDASVSLAEAKDIEKLKAGGLLAKNLTNKSKDAGGTLDVSHQKYHDKSAYPQSKLQSAKSVTSVDEHEPSFRSKEKNGVHELPDLNMPEAKMSMQVTKPSHVHKKDGSSARPKSSMLENAIRELEKMVAESRPPALESQEADTSSQAIKRRLPSEIKQKLAKVARLAASQGKVSKELLNRLMSILGHLIQLRTLKRNLKVMINMGLSAKQEKDDRFQQIKREVAEMIKICVPSESKALEQQAGASDDFQEIASEEKGATKRKFSMDAMLEDKICDLYDLFVDGLDEDAGPQVRKLYVELAQLWPRGFMDNHGIKRAICRAKERRRSLYGRHKDEEKIKRKKIMAPRLDETARVEAGSVAQQQYMRERLPTDTGGPVLALASKPVPNSSTAAVQVPSHSLNAPNLDRLKQEKPKGSSSNPIDEAKMGVDGALAKKKVKRKSEQELDETYFRSEKLHSQSSEERHKSLRQASGFPQKLNLQLTTTSFEQSS; encoded by the exons ATGGAGGAAGGGactagtggtggtggtggagggGAATCGTCGTCGAGGGTAACGCCGTCGTATGTGAAGTTAGGAGACAGGCAAATATTCACTGTGGAGCTTCGACCCGGAGAGACAACATTTGTGTCATGGAAGAAGCTCATGAAAGACGCAAACAAGGTTAATAGTGGATCCGCACCAGCTTTGGACCCACCTCCCGCCAACGCTCACCTCAACCTTGAGTCTCGCCTCGTTCCT GGACAACCAGCTGAAAATGAAGAGAAGGATGCACCTCCTCCAAATCGTTTCAGTGCTGTGATTGAGAAGATTGAACGTCTTTACATG GGGAAGGATAGCAGTGATGAGGAAGATCTAAAGGACGTTCCTGATGATGATCAGTATGATACAGATGATTCCTTTATCGATGATGCTGAGCTG GATGAATATTTTGAAGTGGATAATTCAGCAATAAAACACAATGGATTCTTTGTTAACAGGGGAAAGCTGGAACGAAT AAATGAACCTATCGTTGTGCCTAACCAGCAAGCAAAGAAAAGACGAAGAAAGGATTTAACCAAGGCCCCTGGTGAGAGTGATGATGTTCATACATCAAATAAACAAGTTAAGCTGGGTAAATCAGTGGCTGGAAAGATAGCATCACCACTTGGAAAGAACCCTTCAAATCCCTCTCAAAATTTGGTTGTGACAAATGAACACTGTGAGGATGTGAGGTCTCAGAGTTTATCATATACAGCTGGAATTTCTTCTAAGAAGAAATCTGCTGAAACTAAAATGAATTTGGATCCATCTTCATCAATAAAAACTTCAAATGGTGATGCCTCTGTATCTCTAGCTGAGGCTAAGGATATAGAAAAGCTAAAAGCTGGAGGACTCCTAGCGAAGAACCTGACAAATAAATCGAAAGATGCAGGTGGAACTTTGGATGTTTCTCATCAGAAATATCATGATAAAAGTGCTTACCCACAATCCAAGTTGCAATCTGCAAAATCAGTAACCAGTGTTGATGAACATGAACCATCATTTCGATCTAAAGAAAAGAATGGAGTCCATGAGCTGCCTGATCTTAATATGCCAGAAGCCAAGATGTCCATGCAAGTAACA AAACCTTCACATGTTCACAAAAAGGATGGTTCTAGTGCTAGGCCCAAAAGTTCAATGCTGGAGAATGCCATCAGGGAATTGGAGAAGATGGTTGCTGAAT CAAGGCCCCCAGCTCTAGAAAGTCAAGAGGCTGATACCTCATCCCAGGCAATCAAGAGGAGATTGCCCAGCGAAATAAAGCAGAAGCTTGCTAAAGTTGCTAGACTAGCG GCAAGCCAAGGGAAAGTATCAAAGGAGTTACTCAATCGCCTTATGAGCATTCTTGGTCACTTAATACAGCTCAGAACACTCAAG AGGAACTTGAAAGTAATGATTAACATGGGCTTGTCTGCAAAGCAAGAGAAAGATGATAGGTTCCAACAAATAAAGAGAGAAGTTGCTGAGATGATAAAGATATGTGTCCCTTCAGAGTCCAAG GCATTGGAGCAACAAGCTGGAGCATCTGATGACTTTCAAGAAATTGCTTCTGAGGAAAAAGGAGCCACTAAAAGAAAATTTAGCATGGATGCTATGTTGGAGGACAAAATTTGTGATCTTTATGACCTTTTTGTTGAT GGACTGGATGAAGATGCTGGCCCACAAGTTAGAAAGTTGTATGTTGag CTTGCACAATTGTGGCCGAGGGGTTTCATGGACAACCATGGGATCAAGCGTGCAATTTGTAGGGCAAAAGAGAGACGAAGGTCCTTGTACGGCAGACATAAG GATGAGgagaaaattaagagaaaaaagATAATGGCTCCTAGATTGGATGAGACTGCTCGAGTTGAGGCTGGTTCTGTTGCTCAGCAACAATACATGCGAGAGAGGTTGCCTACTGATACAGGTGGTCCTGTTTTGGCTCTAGCCAGCAAGCCAGTTCCTAATTCATCAACGGCAGCTGTTCAGGTACCAAGCCATTCATTGAATGCACCAAACTTGGACAGGCTAAAACAAGAGAAGCCAAAAGGGAGTTCAAGCAATCCTATTGACGAGGCAAAGATGGGAGTAGATGGTGCATTGGCGAAGAAAAAGGTCAAGAGGAAGTCAGAACAAGAGTTGGATGAAACTTATTTCCGTTCTGAGAAGTTGCATTCCCAATCTAGTGAAGAAAGACATAAGTCCCTTAGGCAGGCTTCAGGTTTTCCTCAAAAGTTAAACCTTCAGTTGACTACTACAAGTTTTGAACAGTCTAGCTGA
- the LOC110632635 gene encoding ubinuclein-1 isoform X3, translating to MEEGTSGGGGGESSSRVTPSYVKLGDRQIFTVELRPGETTFVSWKKLMKDANKVNSGSAPALDPPPANAHLNLESRLVPGQPAENEEKDAPPPNRFSAVIEKIERLYMGKDSSDEEDLKDVPDDDQYDTDDSFIDDAELDEYFEVDNSAIKHNGFFVNRGKLERINEPIVVPNQQAKKRRRKDLTKAPGESDDVHTSNKQVKLGKSVAGKIASPLGKNPSNPSQNLVVTNEHCEDVRSQSLSYTAGISSKKKSAETKMNLDPSSSIKTSNGDASVSLAEAKDIEKLKAGGLLAKNLTNKSKDAGGTLDVSHQKYHDKSAYPQSKLQSAKSVTSVDEHEPSFRSKEKNGVHELPDLNMPEAKMSMQVTKPSHVHKKDGSSARPKSSMLENAIRELEKMVAESRPPALESQEADTSSQAIKRRLPSEIKQKLAKVARLAQASQGKVSKELLNRLMSILGHLIQLRTLKRNLKVMINMGLSAKQEKDDRFQQIKREVAEMIKICVPSESKALEQQAGASDDFQEIASEEKGATKRKFSMDAMLEDKICDLYDLFVDGLDEDAGPQVRKLYVELAQLWPRGFMDNHGIKRAICRAKERRRSLYGRHKDEEKIKRKKIMAPRLDETARVEAGSVAQQQYMRERLPTDTGGPVLALASKPVPNSSTAAVQVPSHSLNAPNLDRLKQEKPKGSSSNPIDEAKMGVDGALAKKKVKRKSEQELDETYFRSEKLHSQSSEERHKSLRQASGFPQKLNLQLTTTSFEQSS from the exons ATGGAGGAAGGGactagtggtggtggtggagggGAATCGTCGTCGAGGGTAACGCCGTCGTATGTGAAGTTAGGAGACAGGCAAATATTCACTGTGGAGCTTCGACCCGGAGAGACAACATTTGTGTCATGGAAGAAGCTCATGAAAGACGCAAACAAGGTTAATAGTGGATCCGCACCAGCTTTGGACCCACCTCCCGCCAACGCTCACCTCAACCTTGAGTCTCGCCTCGTTCCT GGACAACCAGCTGAAAATGAAGAGAAGGATGCACCTCCTCCAAATCGTTTCAGTGCTGTGATTGAGAAGATTGAACGTCTTTACATG GGGAAGGATAGCAGTGATGAGGAAGATCTAAAGGACGTTCCTGATGATGATCAGTATGATACAGATGATTCCTTTATCGATGATGCTGAGCTG GATGAATATTTTGAAGTGGATAATTCAGCAATAAAACACAATGGATTCTTTGTTAACAGGGGAAAGCTGGAACGAAT AAATGAACCTATCGTTGTGCCTAACCAGCAAGCAAAGAAAAGACGAAGAAAGGATTTAACCAAGGCCCCTGGTGAGAGTGATGATGTTCATACATCAAATAAACAAGTTAAGCTGGGTAAATCAGTGGCTGGAAAGATAGCATCACCACTTGGAAAGAACCCTTCAAATCCCTCTCAAAATTTGGTTGTGACAAATGAACACTGTGAGGATGTGAGGTCTCAGAGTTTATCATATACAGCTGGAATTTCTTCTAAGAAGAAATCTGCTGAAACTAAAATGAATTTGGATCCATCTTCATCAATAAAAACTTCAAATGGTGATGCCTCTGTATCTCTAGCTGAGGCTAAGGATATAGAAAAGCTAAAAGCTGGAGGACTCCTAGCGAAGAACCTGACAAATAAATCGAAAGATGCAGGTGGAACTTTGGATGTTTCTCATCAGAAATATCATGATAAAAGTGCTTACCCACAATCCAAGTTGCAATCTGCAAAATCAGTAACCAGTGTTGATGAACATGAACCATCATTTCGATCTAAAGAAAAGAATGGAGTCCATGAGCTGCCTGATCTTAATATGCCAGAAGCCAAGATGTCCATGCAAGTAACA AAACCTTCACATGTTCACAAAAAGGATGGTTCTAGTGCTAGGCCCAAAAGTTCAATGCTGGAGAATGCCATCAGGGAATTGGAGAAGATGGTTGCTGAAT CAAGGCCCCCAGCTCTAGAAAGTCAAGAGGCTGATACCTCATCCCAGGCAATCAAGAGGAGATTGCCCAGCGAAATAAAGCAGAAGCTTGCTAAAGTTGCTAGACTAGCG CAGGCAAGCCAAGGGAAAGTATCAAAGGAGTTACTCAATCGCCTTATGAGCATTCTTGGTCACTTAATACAGCTCAGAACACTCAAG AGGAACTTGAAAGTAATGATTAACATGGGCTTGTCTGCAAAGCAAGAGAAAGATGATAGGTTCCAACAAATAAAGAGAGAAGTTGCTGAGATGATAAAGATATGTGTCCCTTCAGAGTCCAAG GCATTGGAGCAACAAGCTGGAGCATCTGATGACTTTCAAGAAATTGCTTCTGAGGAAAAAGGAGCCACTAAAAGAAAATTTAGCATGGATGCTATGTTGGAGGACAAAATTTGTGATCTTTATGACCTTTTTGTTGAT GGACTGGATGAAGATGCTGGCCCACAAGTTAGAAAGTTGTATGTTGag CTTGCACAATTGTGGCCGAGGGGTTTCATGGACAACCATGGGATCAAGCGTGCAATTTGTAGGGCAAAAGAGAGACGAAGGTCCTTGTACGGCAGACATAAG GATGAGgagaaaattaagagaaaaaagATAATGGCTCCTAGATTGGATGAGACTGCTCGAGTTGAGGCTGGTTCTGTTGCTCAGCAACAATACATGCGAGAGAGGTTGCCTACTGATACAGGTGGTCCTGTTTTGGCTCTAGCCAGCAAGCCAGTTCCTAATTCATCAACGGCAGCTGTTCAGGTACCAAGCCATTCATTGAATGCACCAAACTTGGACAGGCTAAAACAAGAGAAGCCAAAAGGGAGTTCAAGCAATCCTATTGACGAGGCAAAGATGGGAGTAGATGGTGCATTGGCGAAGAAAAAGGTCAAGAGGAAGTCAGAACAAGAGTTGGATGAAACTTATTTCCGTTCTGAGAAGTTGCATTCCCAATCTAGTGAAGAAAGACATAAGTCCCTTAGGCAGGCTTCAGGTTTTCCTCAAAAGTTAAACCTTCAGTTGACTACTACAAGTTTTGAACAGTCTAGCTGA
- the LOC110632635 gene encoding ubinuclein-1 isoform X1, with translation MEEGTSGGGGGESSSRVTPSYVKLGDRQIFTVELRPGETTFVSWKKLMKDANKVNSGSAPALDPPPANAHLNLESRLVPGQPAENEEKDAPPPNRFSAVIEKIERLYMGKDSSDEEDLKDVPDDDQYDTDDSFIDDAELDEYFEVDNSAIKHNGFFVNRGKLERINEPIVVPNQQAKKRRRKDLTKAPGESDDVHTSNKQVKLGKSVAGKIASPLGKNPSNPSQNLVVTNEHCEDVRSQSLSYTAGISSKKKSAETKMNLDPSSSIKTSNGDASVSLAEAKDIEKLKAGGLLAKNLTNKSKDAGGTLDVSHQKYHDKSAYPQSKLQSAKSVTSVDEHEPSFRSKEKNGVHELPDLNMPEAKMSMQVTKPSHVHKKDGSSARPKSSMLENAIRELEKMVAESRPPALESQEADTSSQAIKRRLPSEIKQKLAKVARLAQASQGKVSKELLNRLMSILGHLIQLRTLKRNLKVMINMGLSAKQEKDDRFQQIKREVAEMIKICVPSESKALEQQAGASDDFQEIASEEKGATKRKFSMDAMLEDKICDLYDLFVDGLDEDAGPQVRKLYVELAQLWPRGFMDNHGIKRAICRAKERRRSLYGRHKVHEDEEKIKRKKIMAPRLDETARVEAGSVAQQQYMRERLPTDTGGPVLALASKPVPNSSTAAVQVPSHSLNAPNLDRLKQEKPKGSSSNPIDEAKMGVDGALAKKKVKRKSEQELDETYFRSEKLHSQSSEERHKSLRQASGFPQKLNLQLTTTSFEQSS, from the exons ATGGAGGAAGGGactagtggtggtggtggagggGAATCGTCGTCGAGGGTAACGCCGTCGTATGTGAAGTTAGGAGACAGGCAAATATTCACTGTGGAGCTTCGACCCGGAGAGACAACATTTGTGTCATGGAAGAAGCTCATGAAAGACGCAAACAAGGTTAATAGTGGATCCGCACCAGCTTTGGACCCACCTCCCGCCAACGCTCACCTCAACCTTGAGTCTCGCCTCGTTCCT GGACAACCAGCTGAAAATGAAGAGAAGGATGCACCTCCTCCAAATCGTTTCAGTGCTGTGATTGAGAAGATTGAACGTCTTTACATG GGGAAGGATAGCAGTGATGAGGAAGATCTAAAGGACGTTCCTGATGATGATCAGTATGATACAGATGATTCCTTTATCGATGATGCTGAGCTG GATGAATATTTTGAAGTGGATAATTCAGCAATAAAACACAATGGATTCTTTGTTAACAGGGGAAAGCTGGAACGAAT AAATGAACCTATCGTTGTGCCTAACCAGCAAGCAAAGAAAAGACGAAGAAAGGATTTAACCAAGGCCCCTGGTGAGAGTGATGATGTTCATACATCAAATAAACAAGTTAAGCTGGGTAAATCAGTGGCTGGAAAGATAGCATCACCACTTGGAAAGAACCCTTCAAATCCCTCTCAAAATTTGGTTGTGACAAATGAACACTGTGAGGATGTGAGGTCTCAGAGTTTATCATATACAGCTGGAATTTCTTCTAAGAAGAAATCTGCTGAAACTAAAATGAATTTGGATCCATCTTCATCAATAAAAACTTCAAATGGTGATGCCTCTGTATCTCTAGCTGAGGCTAAGGATATAGAAAAGCTAAAAGCTGGAGGACTCCTAGCGAAGAACCTGACAAATAAATCGAAAGATGCAGGTGGAACTTTGGATGTTTCTCATCAGAAATATCATGATAAAAGTGCTTACCCACAATCCAAGTTGCAATCTGCAAAATCAGTAACCAGTGTTGATGAACATGAACCATCATTTCGATCTAAAGAAAAGAATGGAGTCCATGAGCTGCCTGATCTTAATATGCCAGAAGCCAAGATGTCCATGCAAGTAACA AAACCTTCACATGTTCACAAAAAGGATGGTTCTAGTGCTAGGCCCAAAAGTTCAATGCTGGAGAATGCCATCAGGGAATTGGAGAAGATGGTTGCTGAAT CAAGGCCCCCAGCTCTAGAAAGTCAAGAGGCTGATACCTCATCCCAGGCAATCAAGAGGAGATTGCCCAGCGAAATAAAGCAGAAGCTTGCTAAAGTTGCTAGACTAGCG CAGGCAAGCCAAGGGAAAGTATCAAAGGAGTTACTCAATCGCCTTATGAGCATTCTTGGTCACTTAATACAGCTCAGAACACTCAAG AGGAACTTGAAAGTAATGATTAACATGGGCTTGTCTGCAAAGCAAGAGAAAGATGATAGGTTCCAACAAATAAAGAGAGAAGTTGCTGAGATGATAAAGATATGTGTCCCTTCAGAGTCCAAG GCATTGGAGCAACAAGCTGGAGCATCTGATGACTTTCAAGAAATTGCTTCTGAGGAAAAAGGAGCCACTAAAAGAAAATTTAGCATGGATGCTATGTTGGAGGACAAAATTTGTGATCTTTATGACCTTTTTGTTGAT GGACTGGATGAAGATGCTGGCCCACAAGTTAGAAAGTTGTATGTTGag CTTGCACAATTGTGGCCGAGGGGTTTCATGGACAACCATGGGATCAAGCGTGCAATTTGTAGGGCAAAAGAGAGACGAAGGTCCTTGTACGGCAGACATAAGGTACATGAG GATGAGgagaaaattaagagaaaaaagATAATGGCTCCTAGATTGGATGAGACTGCTCGAGTTGAGGCTGGTTCTGTTGCTCAGCAACAATACATGCGAGAGAGGTTGCCTACTGATACAGGTGGTCCTGTTTTGGCTCTAGCCAGCAAGCCAGTTCCTAATTCATCAACGGCAGCTGTTCAGGTACCAAGCCATTCATTGAATGCACCAAACTTGGACAGGCTAAAACAAGAGAAGCCAAAAGGGAGTTCAAGCAATCCTATTGACGAGGCAAAGATGGGAGTAGATGGTGCATTGGCGAAGAAAAAGGTCAAGAGGAAGTCAGAACAAGAGTTGGATGAAACTTATTTCCGTTCTGAGAAGTTGCATTCCCAATCTAGTGAAGAAAGACATAAGTCCCTTAGGCAGGCTTCAGGTTTTCCTCAAAAGTTAAACCTTCAGTTGACTACTACAAGTTTTGAACAGTCTAGCTGA
- the LOC110632652 gene encoding agamous-like MADS-box protein MADS9 produces MGRGKIEIKRIENSSNRQVTYSKRRNGIMKKAKEITVLCDAKVSLVIFASSGKMHEYCSPSTTLIDMLDMYHKQSGKRLWDAKHENLSNEIDRIKKENDNMQIELRHLEGQDISSLQPNELLGIEHALENGLACVREKKMEFYKMKKKNEMNLEEENKHLRFILQQQEMAMEENIREMENPYHQQRVREYNSQMPFAFRVQPIQPNLQERM; encoded by the exons aTGGGAAGAGGAAAGATTGAGATCAAAAGGATTGAGAACTCAAGCAACAGGCAGGTGACCTACTCAAAGAGGAGAAATGGGATCATGAAAAAAGCGAAGGAGATCACAGTTCTATGTGATGCTAAGGTTTCTCTGGTTATCTTTGCTAGTTCTGGGAAGATGCATGAGTACTGTAGCCCTTCTACTAC GTTGATTGATATGCTGGACATGTATCACAAGCAATCTGGTAAGAGGCTGTGGGATGCTAAACATGAG AACCTCAGCAACGAGATTGATAGAATCAAGAAAGAGAACGACAACATGCAGATTGAGCTCAG GCACCTGGAAGGGCAGGATATCTCTTCTTTACAACCCAACGAGCTGCTAGGCATAGAGCATGCCCTTGAAAATGGCCTTGCCTGTGTTCGTGAAAAAAAG ATGGAGTTCtacaagatgaagaagaaaaat GAGATGAATTTGGAAGAGGAGAACAAGCACCTGAGATTCATTCTG CAACAACAAGAGATGGCCATGGAAGAGAATATAAGGGAGATGGAAAATCCCTACCATCAACAAAGGGTGAGGGAGTACAACTCTCAGATGCCTTTTGCCTTCAGGGTGCAGCCAATTCAGCCAAATTTGCAGGAGAGGATGTAA